A portion of the Bufo gargarizans isolate SCDJY-AF-19 chromosome 7, ASM1485885v1, whole genome shotgun sequence genome contains these proteins:
- the KIF2C gene encoding kinesin-like protein KIF2C isoform X4, producing the protein MEQLMASRLVNGLVIKIMRSNGVVHSANITSIDLDRSSVHVEWKEGSACKGKEISFTDVVTVNPELLEADYDPPGAKENMPPQKNATFQPQRRKTISRIPAPKEALRGHSTMAAIPETLLPNHEMEVEMTAQPPAQLGANAGVRTRSTKLSSVGERRLLPRVTETTDDATASAVKSSLVRRKSNIVKEMEKMKSKREEKRVQNSERRTKRVQDYDTSVPNWEFGKMIKEFRATLDCQRISMNDMAAEHRICVCIRKRPLNKQELSKKEFDIISVPSKSVVLVHEPKLKVDLTKYLENQAFRFDYTFDESACNDIVYRFTARPLVQSIFEGGKATCFAYGQTGSGKTHTMGGDFLGKSQNVTTGVYAFASRDVFLLLSQPRYKDLDLDVFVTFFEIYNGKVFDLLNKKAKLRVLEDAKQEVQVVGLVEREVTSAEDVFKMIEVGSACRTSGQTFANSSSSRSHACLQFILRRRGRLHGKFSLVDLAGNERGADTASADRTTRMEGAEINRSLLALKECIRALGQNKAHTPFRESKLTQILRDSFIGENSRTCMIAMLSPGFNSCEYSLNTLRYADRVKELSPRGAESAENQPMETENGDESSLGESESQDDLSLKDEELSSHMNSFQTAMSRIGELEDKMVEELRDMAQTAPEWSNLLEMTERPDYDMENFVTQAEYFLQERSKVFIALSESVSSLRLAMQMEEQASKQICKKRKPQ; encoded by the exons ATGGAGCAGCTGATGGCAAGCAGGCTGGTGAACGGACTGGTCATTAAGATCATGCGGAGTAACG GGGTCGTTCACAGCGCGAACATCACCTCAATCGACTTGGACCGCTCGTCCGTCCACGTGGAATGGAAAGAAGGCAGCGCGTGCAAAGGGAAGGAG ATTTCATTCACAGATGTGGTGACGGTGAACCCCGAATTACTGGAAGCCGATTACGACCCCCCTGGTGCGAAGGAGAACATGCCCCCGCAGAAGAACGCGACCTTCCAG CCTcagagaagaaaaaccatctCCAGGATTCCTGCGCCCAAGGAAG CTCTGCGCGGACACTCCACAATGGCCGCCATTCCGGAGACTCTCCTGCCCAATCATGAGATGGAGGTGGAGATGACGGCACAGCCCCCTGCGCAGCTGGGCGCCAATGCTG GTGTAAGGACTCGATCCACCAAACTGAGCAGCGTCGGCGAGCGCCGCCTCCTACCACGAGTGACCGAGACCACCGATGACGCCACCGCTTCTGCTGTGAAGAGCAGCCTAG tgagaagaaaatcAAATATTGTGAAGGAAAtggaaaaaatgaaaagcaaaagaGAGGAAAAGCGAGTGCAGAACAGTGAGCGGAGGACTAAGCGAGTGCAG GATTATGACACCAGTGTGCCGAACTGGGAATTTGGAAAAATGATCAAAGAATTCAGAGCAACTCTAGATTGTCAGAGGATCAGCATGAACGACATG GCTGCAGAACATCGCATCTGTGTTTGCATCAGAAAGCGACCTCTGAACAAGCAAG AACTGTCTAAGAAGGAGTTTGATATTATTTCGGTGCCCAGTAAAAGTGTCGTCCTGGTGCACGAGCCGAAGCTGAAGGTGGATCTCACAAAGTACCTGGAGAACCAGGCCTTCCGCTTTGATTACACCTTTGATGAGAGCGCTTGTAATGACATAGTGTACAG GTTCACAGCCAGACCTCTGGTCCAGTCCATATTCGAAGGAGGGAAAGCCACGTGTTTTGCTTATGGCCAGACTGGGAGCGGTAAAACTCAT ACAATGGGAGGCGACTTCTTGGGGAAAAGTCAGAATGTTACGACGGGCGTCTATGCGTTCGCAT CCCGagatgtcttcctcctcctctcccagcCACGGTACAAGGATCTAGATCTTGATGTGTTTGTGACCTTCTTTGAGATCTACAATGGAAAG GTGTTCGACCTTCTGAATAAGAAAGCGAAGCTGCGGGTGCTGGAAGATGCGAAGCAGGAGGTGCAGGTAGTGGGTCTGGTGGAGAGGGAGGTCACCAGCGCAGAGGATGTCTTTAAAATGATAGAAGTTGGCAGTGCCTGCAG AACATCGGGGCAGACCTTTGCGAACAGCAGCTCTTCCCGCTCCCACGCCTGCCTCCAGTTCATCCTGCGGAGGAGGGGACGGCTCCATGGCAAGTTCTCTCTGGTGGATCTGGCCGGTAATGAGCGAGGGGCCGACACAGCCAGTGCCGACCGCACCACCCGCATGGAAGGAGCCGAGATCAACCGCAGTTTACTGGCCTTGAAG GAATGTATCCGAGCTTTGGGGCAGAATAAAGCTCACACTCCTTTCCGAGAGAGTAAACTCACCCAGATCCTGCGAGATTCCTTTATTGGGGAGAATTCTCGGACATGCATG ATTGCAATGCTTTCCCCGGGGTTTAACAGCTGCGAGTACTCCCTGAACACGCTACGCTATGCAGACAG AGTGAAGGAGCTGAGTCCTCGAGGAGCAGAAAGTGCAGAAAATCAGCCAATGGAAACTGAGAATGGGGACGAGTCCAGCCTGGGGGAGTCCGAGAGCCAGGATGAT CTGTCACTGAAGGATGAAGAACTTTCCTCCCACATGAACAGCTTCCAGACCGCCATGAGTCGTATCGGGGAACTCGAGGACAAGATGGTGGAGGAGCTACGGGACATGGCACAG ACTGCACCAGAATGGTCCAACCTCTTGGAGATGACAGAGCGGCCGGATTACGACATGGAGAATTTTGTGACGCAAGCCGAGTATTTCCTCCAGGAGCGCTCCAAGGTCTTCATTGCTCTGAGCG AAAGCGTGTCGTCCCTGCGTTTGGCGATGCAGATGGAGGAGCAGGCCAGCAAGCAGATCTGTAAAAAGAGGAAACCCCAATAA
- the KIF2C gene encoding kinesin-like protein KIF2C isoform X3, producing the protein MEQLMASRLVNGLVIKIMRSNGVVHSANITSIDLDRSSVHVEWKEGSACKGKEISFTDVVTVNPELLEADYDPPGAKENMPPQKNATFQPQRRKTISRIPAPKEALRGHSTMAAIPETLLPNHEMEVEMTAQPPAQLGANAAGVRTRSTKLSSVGERRLLPRVTETTDDATASAVKSSLVRRKSNIVKEMEKMKSKREEKRVQNSERRTKRVQDYDTSVPNWEFGKMIKEFRATLDCQRISMNDMAAEHRICVCIRKRPLNKQELSKKEFDIISVPSKSVVLVHEPKLKVDLTKYLENQAFRFDYTFDESACNDIVYRFTARPLVQSIFEGGKATCFAYGQTGSGKTHTMGGDFLGKSQNVTTGVYAFASRDVFLLLSQPRYKDLDLDVFVTFFEIYNGKVFDLLNKKAKLRVLEDAKQEVQVVGLVEREVTSAEDVFKMIEVGSACRTSGQTFANSSSSRSHACLQFILRRRGRLHGKFSLVDLAGNERGADTASADRTTRMEGAEINRSLLALKECIRALGQNKAHTPFRESKLTQILRDSFIGENSRTCMIAMLSPGFNSCEYSLNTLRYADRVKELSPRGAESAENQPMETENGDESSLGESESQDDLSLKDEELSSHMNSFQTAMSRIGELEDKMVEELRDMAQTAPEWSNLLEMTERPDYDMENFVTQAEYFLQERSKVFIALSESVSSLRLAMQMEEQASKQICKKRKPQ; encoded by the exons ATGGAGCAGCTGATGGCAAGCAGGCTGGTGAACGGACTGGTCATTAAGATCATGCGGAGTAACG GGGTCGTTCACAGCGCGAACATCACCTCAATCGACTTGGACCGCTCGTCCGTCCACGTGGAATGGAAAGAAGGCAGCGCGTGCAAAGGGAAGGAG ATTTCATTCACAGATGTGGTGACGGTGAACCCCGAATTACTGGAAGCCGATTACGACCCCCCTGGTGCGAAGGAGAACATGCCCCCGCAGAAGAACGCGACCTTCCAG CCTcagagaagaaaaaccatctCCAGGATTCCTGCGCCCAAGGAAG CTCTGCGCGGACACTCCACAATGGCCGCCATTCCGGAGACTCTCCTGCCCAATCATGAGATGGAGGTGGAGATGACGGCACAGCCCCCTGCGCAGCTGGGCGCCAATGCTG CAGGTGTAAGGACTCGATCCACCAAACTGAGCAGCGTCGGCGAGCGCCGCCTCCTACCACGAGTGACCGAGACCACCGATGACGCCACCGCTTCTGCTGTGAAGAGCAGCCTAG tgagaagaaaatcAAATATTGTGAAGGAAAtggaaaaaatgaaaagcaaaagaGAGGAAAAGCGAGTGCAGAACAGTGAGCGGAGGACTAAGCGAGTGCAG GATTATGACACCAGTGTGCCGAACTGGGAATTTGGAAAAATGATCAAAGAATTCAGAGCAACTCTAGATTGTCAGAGGATCAGCATGAACGACATG GCTGCAGAACATCGCATCTGTGTTTGCATCAGAAAGCGACCTCTGAACAAGCAAG AACTGTCTAAGAAGGAGTTTGATATTATTTCGGTGCCCAGTAAAAGTGTCGTCCTGGTGCACGAGCCGAAGCTGAAGGTGGATCTCACAAAGTACCTGGAGAACCAGGCCTTCCGCTTTGATTACACCTTTGATGAGAGCGCTTGTAATGACATAGTGTACAG GTTCACAGCCAGACCTCTGGTCCAGTCCATATTCGAAGGAGGGAAAGCCACGTGTTTTGCTTATGGCCAGACTGGGAGCGGTAAAACTCAT ACAATGGGAGGCGACTTCTTGGGGAAAAGTCAGAATGTTACGACGGGCGTCTATGCGTTCGCAT CCCGagatgtcttcctcctcctctcccagcCACGGTACAAGGATCTAGATCTTGATGTGTTTGTGACCTTCTTTGAGATCTACAATGGAAAG GTGTTCGACCTTCTGAATAAGAAAGCGAAGCTGCGGGTGCTGGAAGATGCGAAGCAGGAGGTGCAGGTAGTGGGTCTGGTGGAGAGGGAGGTCACCAGCGCAGAGGATGTCTTTAAAATGATAGAAGTTGGCAGTGCCTGCAG AACATCGGGGCAGACCTTTGCGAACAGCAGCTCTTCCCGCTCCCACGCCTGCCTCCAGTTCATCCTGCGGAGGAGGGGACGGCTCCATGGCAAGTTCTCTCTGGTGGATCTGGCCGGTAATGAGCGAGGGGCCGACACAGCCAGTGCCGACCGCACCACCCGCATGGAAGGAGCCGAGATCAACCGCAGTTTACTGGCCTTGAAG GAATGTATCCGAGCTTTGGGGCAGAATAAAGCTCACACTCCTTTCCGAGAGAGTAAACTCACCCAGATCCTGCGAGATTCCTTTATTGGGGAGAATTCTCGGACATGCATG ATTGCAATGCTTTCCCCGGGGTTTAACAGCTGCGAGTACTCCCTGAACACGCTACGCTATGCAGACAG AGTGAAGGAGCTGAGTCCTCGAGGAGCAGAAAGTGCAGAAAATCAGCCAATGGAAACTGAGAATGGGGACGAGTCCAGCCTGGGGGAGTCCGAGAGCCAGGATGAT CTGTCACTGAAGGATGAAGAACTTTCCTCCCACATGAACAGCTTCCAGACCGCCATGAGTCGTATCGGGGAACTCGAGGACAAGATGGTGGAGGAGCTACGGGACATGGCACAG ACTGCACCAGAATGGTCCAACCTCTTGGAGATGACAGAGCGGCCGGATTACGACATGGAGAATTTTGTGACGCAAGCCGAGTATTTCCTCCAGGAGCGCTCCAAGGTCTTCATTGCTCTGAGCG AAAGCGTGTCGTCCCTGCGTTTGGCGATGCAGATGGAGGAGCAGGCCAGCAAGCAGATCTGTAAAAAGAGGAAACCCCAATAA
- the KIF2C gene encoding kinesin-like protein KIF2C isoform X2, giving the protein MEQLMASRLVNGLVIKIMRSNGVVHSANITSIDLDRSSVHVEWKEGSACKGKEISFTDVVTVNPELLEADYDPPGAKENMPPQKNATFQPQRRKTISRIPAPKEVSLQNCVAESGAQTALRGHSTMAAIPETLLPNHEMEVEMTAQPPAQLGANAGVRTRSTKLSSVGERRLLPRVTETTDDATASAVKSSLVRRKSNIVKEMEKMKSKREEKRVQNSERRTKRVQDYDTSVPNWEFGKMIKEFRATLDCQRISMNDMAAEHRICVCIRKRPLNKQELSKKEFDIISVPSKSVVLVHEPKLKVDLTKYLENQAFRFDYTFDESACNDIVYRFTARPLVQSIFEGGKATCFAYGQTGSGKTHTMGGDFLGKSQNVTTGVYAFASRDVFLLLSQPRYKDLDLDVFVTFFEIYNGKVFDLLNKKAKLRVLEDAKQEVQVVGLVEREVTSAEDVFKMIEVGSACRTSGQTFANSSSSRSHACLQFILRRRGRLHGKFSLVDLAGNERGADTASADRTTRMEGAEINRSLLALKECIRALGQNKAHTPFRESKLTQILRDSFIGENSRTCMIAMLSPGFNSCEYSLNTLRYADRVKELSPRGAESAENQPMETENGDESSLGESESQDDLSLKDEELSSHMNSFQTAMSRIGELEDKMVEELRDMAQTAPEWSNLLEMTERPDYDMENFVTQAEYFLQERSKVFIALSESVSSLRLAMQMEEQASKQICKKRKPQ; this is encoded by the exons ATGGAGCAGCTGATGGCAAGCAGGCTGGTGAACGGACTGGTCATTAAGATCATGCGGAGTAACG GGGTCGTTCACAGCGCGAACATCACCTCAATCGACTTGGACCGCTCGTCCGTCCACGTGGAATGGAAAGAAGGCAGCGCGTGCAAAGGGAAGGAG ATTTCATTCACAGATGTGGTGACGGTGAACCCCGAATTACTGGAAGCCGATTACGACCCCCCTGGTGCGAAGGAGAACATGCCCCCGCAGAAGAACGCGACCTTCCAG CCTcagagaagaaaaaccatctCCAGGATTCCTGCGCCCAAGGAAG TGTCTCTACAGAATTGTGTGGCGGAGAGCGGAGCCCAGACAG CTCTGCGCGGACACTCCACAATGGCCGCCATTCCGGAGACTCTCCTGCCCAATCATGAGATGGAGGTGGAGATGACGGCACAGCCCCCTGCGCAGCTGGGCGCCAATGCTG GTGTAAGGACTCGATCCACCAAACTGAGCAGCGTCGGCGAGCGCCGCCTCCTACCACGAGTGACCGAGACCACCGATGACGCCACCGCTTCTGCTGTGAAGAGCAGCCTAG tgagaagaaaatcAAATATTGTGAAGGAAAtggaaaaaatgaaaagcaaaagaGAGGAAAAGCGAGTGCAGAACAGTGAGCGGAGGACTAAGCGAGTGCAG GATTATGACACCAGTGTGCCGAACTGGGAATTTGGAAAAATGATCAAAGAATTCAGAGCAACTCTAGATTGTCAGAGGATCAGCATGAACGACATG GCTGCAGAACATCGCATCTGTGTTTGCATCAGAAAGCGACCTCTGAACAAGCAAG AACTGTCTAAGAAGGAGTTTGATATTATTTCGGTGCCCAGTAAAAGTGTCGTCCTGGTGCACGAGCCGAAGCTGAAGGTGGATCTCACAAAGTACCTGGAGAACCAGGCCTTCCGCTTTGATTACACCTTTGATGAGAGCGCTTGTAATGACATAGTGTACAG GTTCACAGCCAGACCTCTGGTCCAGTCCATATTCGAAGGAGGGAAAGCCACGTGTTTTGCTTATGGCCAGACTGGGAGCGGTAAAACTCAT ACAATGGGAGGCGACTTCTTGGGGAAAAGTCAGAATGTTACGACGGGCGTCTATGCGTTCGCAT CCCGagatgtcttcctcctcctctcccagcCACGGTACAAGGATCTAGATCTTGATGTGTTTGTGACCTTCTTTGAGATCTACAATGGAAAG GTGTTCGACCTTCTGAATAAGAAAGCGAAGCTGCGGGTGCTGGAAGATGCGAAGCAGGAGGTGCAGGTAGTGGGTCTGGTGGAGAGGGAGGTCACCAGCGCAGAGGATGTCTTTAAAATGATAGAAGTTGGCAGTGCCTGCAG AACATCGGGGCAGACCTTTGCGAACAGCAGCTCTTCCCGCTCCCACGCCTGCCTCCAGTTCATCCTGCGGAGGAGGGGACGGCTCCATGGCAAGTTCTCTCTGGTGGATCTGGCCGGTAATGAGCGAGGGGCCGACACAGCCAGTGCCGACCGCACCACCCGCATGGAAGGAGCCGAGATCAACCGCAGTTTACTGGCCTTGAAG GAATGTATCCGAGCTTTGGGGCAGAATAAAGCTCACACTCCTTTCCGAGAGAGTAAACTCACCCAGATCCTGCGAGATTCCTTTATTGGGGAGAATTCTCGGACATGCATG ATTGCAATGCTTTCCCCGGGGTTTAACAGCTGCGAGTACTCCCTGAACACGCTACGCTATGCAGACAG AGTGAAGGAGCTGAGTCCTCGAGGAGCAGAAAGTGCAGAAAATCAGCCAATGGAAACTGAGAATGGGGACGAGTCCAGCCTGGGGGAGTCCGAGAGCCAGGATGAT CTGTCACTGAAGGATGAAGAACTTTCCTCCCACATGAACAGCTTCCAGACCGCCATGAGTCGTATCGGGGAACTCGAGGACAAGATGGTGGAGGAGCTACGGGACATGGCACAG ACTGCACCAGAATGGTCCAACCTCTTGGAGATGACAGAGCGGCCGGATTACGACATGGAGAATTTTGTGACGCAAGCCGAGTATTTCCTCCAGGAGCGCTCCAAGGTCTTCATTGCTCTGAGCG AAAGCGTGTCGTCCCTGCGTTTGGCGATGCAGATGGAGGAGCAGGCCAGCAAGCAGATCTGTAAAAAGAGGAAACCCCAATAA
- the KIF2C gene encoding kinesin-like protein KIF2C isoform X1, whose amino-acid sequence MEQLMASRLVNGLVIKIMRSNGVVHSANITSIDLDRSSVHVEWKEGSACKGKEISFTDVVTVNPELLEADYDPPGAKENMPPQKNATFQPQRRKTISRIPAPKEVSLQNCVAESGAQTALRGHSTMAAIPETLLPNHEMEVEMTAQPPAQLGANAAGVRTRSTKLSSVGERRLLPRVTETTDDATASAVKSSLVRRKSNIVKEMEKMKSKREEKRVQNSERRTKRVQDYDTSVPNWEFGKMIKEFRATLDCQRISMNDMAAEHRICVCIRKRPLNKQELSKKEFDIISVPSKSVVLVHEPKLKVDLTKYLENQAFRFDYTFDESACNDIVYRFTARPLVQSIFEGGKATCFAYGQTGSGKTHTMGGDFLGKSQNVTTGVYAFASRDVFLLLSQPRYKDLDLDVFVTFFEIYNGKVFDLLNKKAKLRVLEDAKQEVQVVGLVEREVTSAEDVFKMIEVGSACRTSGQTFANSSSSRSHACLQFILRRRGRLHGKFSLVDLAGNERGADTASADRTTRMEGAEINRSLLALKECIRALGQNKAHTPFRESKLTQILRDSFIGENSRTCMIAMLSPGFNSCEYSLNTLRYADRVKELSPRGAESAENQPMETENGDESSLGESESQDDLSLKDEELSSHMNSFQTAMSRIGELEDKMVEELRDMAQTAPEWSNLLEMTERPDYDMENFVTQAEYFLQERSKVFIALSESVSSLRLAMQMEEQASKQICKKRKPQ is encoded by the exons ATGGAGCAGCTGATGGCAAGCAGGCTGGTGAACGGACTGGTCATTAAGATCATGCGGAGTAACG GGGTCGTTCACAGCGCGAACATCACCTCAATCGACTTGGACCGCTCGTCCGTCCACGTGGAATGGAAAGAAGGCAGCGCGTGCAAAGGGAAGGAG ATTTCATTCACAGATGTGGTGACGGTGAACCCCGAATTACTGGAAGCCGATTACGACCCCCCTGGTGCGAAGGAGAACATGCCCCCGCAGAAGAACGCGACCTTCCAG CCTcagagaagaaaaaccatctCCAGGATTCCTGCGCCCAAGGAAG TGTCTCTACAGAATTGTGTGGCGGAGAGCGGAGCCCAGACAG CTCTGCGCGGACACTCCACAATGGCCGCCATTCCGGAGACTCTCCTGCCCAATCATGAGATGGAGGTGGAGATGACGGCACAGCCCCCTGCGCAGCTGGGCGCCAATGCTG CAGGTGTAAGGACTCGATCCACCAAACTGAGCAGCGTCGGCGAGCGCCGCCTCCTACCACGAGTGACCGAGACCACCGATGACGCCACCGCTTCTGCTGTGAAGAGCAGCCTAG tgagaagaaaatcAAATATTGTGAAGGAAAtggaaaaaatgaaaagcaaaagaGAGGAAAAGCGAGTGCAGAACAGTGAGCGGAGGACTAAGCGAGTGCAG GATTATGACACCAGTGTGCCGAACTGGGAATTTGGAAAAATGATCAAAGAATTCAGAGCAACTCTAGATTGTCAGAGGATCAGCATGAACGACATG GCTGCAGAACATCGCATCTGTGTTTGCATCAGAAAGCGACCTCTGAACAAGCAAG AACTGTCTAAGAAGGAGTTTGATATTATTTCGGTGCCCAGTAAAAGTGTCGTCCTGGTGCACGAGCCGAAGCTGAAGGTGGATCTCACAAAGTACCTGGAGAACCAGGCCTTCCGCTTTGATTACACCTTTGATGAGAGCGCTTGTAATGACATAGTGTACAG GTTCACAGCCAGACCTCTGGTCCAGTCCATATTCGAAGGAGGGAAAGCCACGTGTTTTGCTTATGGCCAGACTGGGAGCGGTAAAACTCAT ACAATGGGAGGCGACTTCTTGGGGAAAAGTCAGAATGTTACGACGGGCGTCTATGCGTTCGCAT CCCGagatgtcttcctcctcctctcccagcCACGGTACAAGGATCTAGATCTTGATGTGTTTGTGACCTTCTTTGAGATCTACAATGGAAAG GTGTTCGACCTTCTGAATAAGAAAGCGAAGCTGCGGGTGCTGGAAGATGCGAAGCAGGAGGTGCAGGTAGTGGGTCTGGTGGAGAGGGAGGTCACCAGCGCAGAGGATGTCTTTAAAATGATAGAAGTTGGCAGTGCCTGCAG AACATCGGGGCAGACCTTTGCGAACAGCAGCTCTTCCCGCTCCCACGCCTGCCTCCAGTTCATCCTGCGGAGGAGGGGACGGCTCCATGGCAAGTTCTCTCTGGTGGATCTGGCCGGTAATGAGCGAGGGGCCGACACAGCCAGTGCCGACCGCACCACCCGCATGGAAGGAGCCGAGATCAACCGCAGTTTACTGGCCTTGAAG GAATGTATCCGAGCTTTGGGGCAGAATAAAGCTCACACTCCTTTCCGAGAGAGTAAACTCACCCAGATCCTGCGAGATTCCTTTATTGGGGAGAATTCTCGGACATGCATG ATTGCAATGCTTTCCCCGGGGTTTAACAGCTGCGAGTACTCCCTGAACACGCTACGCTATGCAGACAG AGTGAAGGAGCTGAGTCCTCGAGGAGCAGAAAGTGCAGAAAATCAGCCAATGGAAACTGAGAATGGGGACGAGTCCAGCCTGGGGGAGTCCGAGAGCCAGGATGAT CTGTCACTGAAGGATGAAGAACTTTCCTCCCACATGAACAGCTTCCAGACCGCCATGAGTCGTATCGGGGAACTCGAGGACAAGATGGTGGAGGAGCTACGGGACATGGCACAG ACTGCACCAGAATGGTCCAACCTCTTGGAGATGACAGAGCGGCCGGATTACGACATGGAGAATTTTGTGACGCAAGCCGAGTATTTCCTCCAGGAGCGCTCCAAGGTCTTCATTGCTCTGAGCG AAAGCGTGTCGTCCCTGCGTTTGGCGATGCAGATGGAGGAGCAGGCCAGCAAGCAGATCTGTAAAAAGAGGAAACCCCAATAA